One Candidatus Poribacteria bacterium genomic window, CCGGAGGGTCTCACCTCGTCCTCGACCTCATATGTCGAGTAGTAATAGGGGGTTTCCGCCTCGAACTCGGCCGCACAGGTATCGACCGTCTTAAACGTCGCCTCGATGCCCAGGCTTTTCCTCAACGTTCTAACCTCTTCCTCGCCCATTCCCCAGAGCCAGCCCAGTTGAGCGTCCGAAAAACCATATCTCTTGGCCTGAAAGATCCTCTCCCTCAGCTCATCCCGATCCATCCCCTCAGGATCGATCCCCCTTAGCTCCTCCTCCATCCTGACGATCTGACGGATGTTGTGGATGAAGAAGGGATCTATACCCGTAAGCCTCGATATCTCCCTCTCGGAGAACCTGCGTTTCAGGGCAAGTTTGATGTAAAAGATCCGCATCGGGTTTGGAATCCGGAGCATCCTTTCAAGATCGTCATGTGAGATCTCCTCGTCAAACCGGTCCTCCAATCCCTTCCATCCCATCTCAAGCGATCTGAGCCCCTTTTGTAGCGCCTCCTTGAAGGTCCTGCCTATCGCCATGACCTCGCCGACCGATTTCATCTGCGAGGTGAGGGTCGGATCGGAGCCGGGGAATTTCTCGAAGGCCCACCTGGGGATCTTGACCACGACGTAATCTATCGTCGGCTCAAAGGAGGCCGGGGTTTTCTTGGTTATGTCGTTGGGTATCTCGTCAAGGGTATATCCGATGGCCAGCTTGGCGGCTATTTTGGCTATCGGAAAGCCGGTCGCTTTGGAGGCGAGGGCGGAGCTGCGTGAGACGCGAGGGTTCATCTCGATGATCATCAGCTCGCCCGTTTCAGGGTTAACGGCGAACTGGATGTTCGAACCGCCCGTATCGACGCCTATCTCCCTGATGACATCGATCGCTGCGTCACGCATCACCTGATACTCCTTATCGGTTAGCGTCTGTGCCGGTGCGACCGTGATGCTGTCGCCGGTGTGAACCCCCATCGGATCGAAGTTCTCTATCGAGCAGATTATCACGACGTTATCCGCGCCGTCTCGCATCACCTCCAGCTCATACTCCTTCCACCCTATGACCGACTCCTCGATCAGAACCTCGCTTATGGGGCTGAGATCTAATCCCCTTGTGACGATCTGGCGGAACTCCTCGATATTGTATGCGATCCCGCCGCCCGTTCCGCCCAGGGTGAAGGCAGGTCGGATGATGACGGGAAAACCGATCTCGTGGACGATCTGGACAGCCTCATCGATGGAGTGGGCTATACCGCTTTTGGGCACTCGCAGTCCAATTCGTTCCATCGATCTTTTAAACAGCTCTCTGTCCTCCGCCTTCTTTATGGCGTGGAGCTTAGCGCCTATGAGTTCCACATCGTATCTATCGAGCACCCCGCCCTCGGCCAAAGCGACCGACACGTTAAGGGCGGTCTGACCGCCGAGGGTCGGCAGAAGTGCATCCGGTCTCTCCCTTTCGATTATCTTCTCCACCACCTCGGGGGCTATCGGCTCGATGTAGGTTCTATCGGCAACTGAGGGGTCGGTCATGATCGTCGCCGGGTTGCTGTTGACCAGGACGACCTCATACCCCTCCTCGCGCAGAGCTTTGCACGCCTGGGTTCCGGAATAGTCGAACTCACACGCCTGGCCGATTATGATCGGACCGGAGCCTATTATCAGAATCTTCCGTATATCGGACCTTTTCGGCATAGC contains:
- the carB gene encoding carbamoyl-phosphate synthase large subunit; translation: MPKRSDIRKILIIGSGPIIIGQACEFDYSGTQACKALREEGYEVVLVNSNPATIMTDPSVADRTYIEPIAPEVVEKIIERERPDALLPTLGGQTALNVSVALAEGGVLDRYDVELIGAKLHAIKKAEDRELFKRSMERIGLRVPKSGIAHSIDEAVQIVHEIGFPVIIRPAFTLGGTGGGIAYNIEEFRQIVTRGLDLSPISEVLIEESVIGWKEYELEVMRDGADNVVIICSIENFDPMGVHTGDSITVAPAQTLTDKEYQVMRDAAIDVIREIGVDTGGSNIQFAVNPETGELMIIEMNPRVSRSSALASKATGFPIAKIAAKLAIGYTLDEIPNDITKKTPASFEPTIDYVVVKIPRWAFEKFPGSDPTLTSQMKSVGEVMAIGRTFKEALQKGLRSLEMGWKGLEDRFDEEISHDDLERMLRIPNPMRIFYIKLALKRRFSEREISRLTGIDPFFIHNIRQIVRMEEELRGIDPEGMDRDELRERIFQAKRYGFSDAQLGWLWGMGEEEVRTLRKSLGIEATFKTVDTCAAEFEAETPYYYSTYEVEDEVRPSGKPKIMILGGGPNRIGQGIEFDYCCVHAAFALREEGYEVIMVNSNPETVSTDYDTSDRLYFEPLTLEDVLNIADREKPDGVIVQFGGQTPLNLAIPLKKAGVKIIGTDPEDIDRAEDRERFRGFLERIGLKQPKSGTATSIEEAKGIAQEIGYPVMVRPSYVLGGRAMEIVYNETSLERYMREAVEASPEHPVLIDKYLEDAIEVDVDAISDGEITVVGGIMEHIEEAGIHSGDSACVLPPYTLTEELVEELKRCTYALAKELNVKGLMNVQYAIKNDEIYVLEVNPRASRTIPFVSKAIGVPLAKLAAKIMVGRKLSDLGFTREIEPPYFSVKVPVFPFDKLPGSDPLLGPEMRSTGEVMGIDPEFGVAFAKAQMATGKPLPTRGTAFISVKNKDKRSVIFIAKVLHDLGFKIIATHGTAKVLLRHGMDVTLLYRIGQGRPTIYDYIKNNAVDIIINTPTGRDRRPNEVLIRKLALSHRIPLVSTISGAQAAASGIEALIRKGMSVRSIQEYYAERID